The Tessaracoccus aquimaris sequence TTTGCGCCGACGTCGACGCCGCGGGTGGGGTCGTCGAGCAGGATCAGCCTCGGGTCGAGCGCGAGCCACTTGCCGAGCACGACCTTCTGCTGGTTGCCTCCGGAGAGGTTCTTGATCCGGATCGCCGGGTCGTCGGGGCGCACGGAGAGGCGCGACTTCATCTCGGCGACCAGGTCGCGCTCGGCCCGCTGCGGGAGCAGCCCCATCGGGGCGTTGCGGCGAAGCCACAGCAGGCTCATGTTCTCCGCGACCGACATCTCGGGGAAGATGCCGTCGTGGTGGCGGTCCTCGGGAACGTAGGCGAGGCCGTCGATCGACAACTCGTTGAGCGAGCGTCGCTCGACCGGGCGGTCGAACACCTCGACGGTGCCCTCGGTCGGCTTGTTCAGCCCCGCGATGGCCTGGATCAGTTCCGTGCGACCAGAGCCCATCAGGCCGACGAGGCCGACCACCTCGCCGGAGCGGACCACCAGGGACGCGTCGTTGAGCCTGCGGCCGTCGGCGATGGAGTCGATTACGACAAGCGGGGCGCCCGGCTCGCCCGTTGGCGAGTAGGACATCTCCGCCAGTTCGCGCCCGACCATCATCGAAACGAGGGCCGCGGAGTCGGTGTCGGCGAGCGACGGCGCACCCACGACGAGGCCGTCGCGCATCACGACCGCGCGCGAGCACAGGTGGTAGATCTCGTCCATCTTGTGCGAGATGTAGAGGATCGCGGTGTTCCTGGCCTTGAGTCGTTCGATCAACTCGTACAGGTGGTCACGTTCCCTGGACGACAGCGCGGAGGTCGGCTCGTCCATGATGACCAGCCACGCGTCCTCGCGGACCGCGCGGACGATCTCGATCATCTGGCGGTGCCCGACCGAGAGCGAACTGACGGTGTCGCCCGCGTTGAACGGCATCTCGAGTTCGACGAGCAGTTCCTGCGTCGCCTTGCGCATCGCGCGCCTGCGCAGCGGCCCGAACCGGCCGAGCCGCAACTCCTGCCCGAGGAACATGTTCTGTGCGACGTCGAGTTCCGGCACCAGGCTGAAGTGCTGGTGGATCACGGCGATGCCCAACTTGCGGGCGTCCTCCGGGCCGGCGAGCGTGACGGGGCTGCCGTCGATGGCGATGTGGCCGGTGGTCGGCTGGTGGTTGCCAGCCAGCACCTTGACGAGCGTCGACTTCCCGGCGCCGTTCTCGCCCATCAGGGCCACGATCTCGCCCGGGACCAGGTCGAAGCTGACGCCCTTGAGGGCCTCCACCCCGGAGAAGACCTTCCGGACGTTGACGACGTCGAGCCTCCCGGGAACCGGTCGTGCGGCGCCGCCGGTGGCGTGCTGTTTCCGGAACGATCTGGAGCGAAGCGAGTTGGCCATGAACCGGCCGTTCTCTCGGATCTCGCGCAGCACCTCGCGCTGCGAGACGATCACCGCGAGGACGGTGAGCAGGCCGGTGCTGACGTAGATCATCGACTGGTCGACGCCCGCGAAGGACAGGCCGGAGGAGAGCAGGCCGACGAAGATCGAGCCGAGGAATGTCGAGACCATCGACCCGCGTCCGCCGGCGAGGCTCGCCCCGCCGATGACGGCGGCGGTGATCGCCGAGAACTCGAGGCCGAGGCCTGCCATCGGCTGGGCGGAGCCGGTGCGACCGATGGTCAGCAGTGCCCCGAGGCCGACGACGACGCCGACCAGCACGAAGGCGAGCAGCGTGACCGTCTTCGTCGGCACGCCGGAGGCGACCGCCGCGTTCTCGTTGCCGCCGACGGCGAAGAACCAGCGGCCGAGCAGCGTGCGGCGCAGCAGGAACCAGAAGGCGACGAGCACGAGGAGGGTGACGAGCACCGAGACGGGGATCCCCAGGATCGACTCGCGGCCGAGGAACAGCAGCGCCGGGTCGGTCACGGGCACCGCGTTGCCGCCGGAGATGCTGATGGCGGCGCCCCGTGCGAGCGCGAACATGCCGAGCGTCGCCATGAAGGCGTTGACCCGCAGCACCGAGATCAGGAAGCCGTTGAACGCTGCGACCGCGATGGCGGTGGCGAGGATCGTCAGGACGGTGAGCGGGGCGCTCGAGGTCGCCGTCAGCACGCTCGCCCCGACGACGGAGGCGAGGGCGAGCGAGGAACCGACGGAGAGGTCGATGCCGCGCACGATGATGACGCCGGTCATGCCGAAGGCGATCAGCGAGATCACTGCCGTCTGGACGGCGATGCTCGACAGGTTGAACGGGCTGAGGAAGCCGGGGAAGAGGACGCCGAGGACCACGGTGGCGACGACGATGGCCGTGATCAGGATGACGGTGGTGCGGTTCTGGTCGTCGCGGAGGATCCGCGAGACCCCGGAGCGGGTGCTCATGGGTGTGCAGGCCTTTCGTGGGGTGAGCGTGGGCGGGCCCGTCACCGGGCCCGCCCGTCGGCTCAGCCGACCGTCATATCGCCGTCCGACTTCGCCTTGCCGAACTCGGCGACGTAGTCGGTGGCGAGCTTGGTCGCCTCTTCCGTGGTGATGGTCGCGACATCGAGCCCGGCGTCCTTGACCGCCTGCGCGCCCTTCTCGGCGGCGATGGTGTAGGTGGGCATGAACAGGTCGTTGTCGAAGCTTGCGCCCGTCGCGAGGCGCGCGGCCACGGCGGTGTTCCAGGCGCCGACCCGGTAGGAGCCGGTGATGACGTCGGTGAGCACGCGGCCCGAGTCGATGTAGGGGAAGATCGCGGCGTCGCCGTCGTTGCTGACGAACGGGATGTCCAGGTTGGCCTGCTCGACCACCTTGATGGCGGGTAGCGTCAGGCCGTCGGAGATGCTGGCGACGGCAGCGAGGTCGGGGTTGTTCGAGATCACCGTCTGGGTGACCGAGCCGGCCTTCGAGCTATCGAAGTCAGTGGGCTGCGTGATGACCTCGATGTCGGGGAACTCGGCCGCCATGGTCTCCTCAAACGCCTTCTGGCGCGTGTCGGAGACGTAGTTGCCGACGGCGCCGATCAGGAAGAGCACCTTGCCCTTGCCTCCGACGGCGTTGCCGATCACCCGGGCCGACTGCACCCAGTTGTCGTGGTCGGGGTACAGCGTGTTGAAGTTCTGCTCGCCGCCGACCTTGTTGCCCATCGTGATGACCTTCACGCCTGCGTCGGAGGCCTTGTTGACGACGTCGACGATCGCATCGGCGTTGATCGGGTCGATCAGGATGACGTCCTTGCCCTGCGCGACGAAGCTCTCGATCGAGGAGATCTGCTTCTCGATGGAGCCGTCAGCGCTCTGCCAGGTCACGTCGACCCCGTAGTCCTTAGCGATGGCCTGCGAGGCCTCCTCCATCTGGACGAAGAAGGGAAGCGACAGGTTGATCTCGGCGACGCCGACCGACGGCTTGCCGCCCGAGTCAGAGCCCGGCTCGCTCGAGGTGCCGGGCTGTGAGCCCCCGCTGCAGCCGGCAAGCAGAGCGGCGAGGGCGACCGTGGCAACCACCAAGCCACGGGACCGAAATATCTTCATGATTCCTCCACATTTTTGACTTCGTCGTCATGGCTGCTCGCAGAGAACCAGCCTCGCCCCACGGTTTTGGAAGGGACTTTTGGAGAGTACGTGATTGATCTATCCCCGGATAGGGTGGCTCCGCCGCGAGGCACGTCTCGGCAGCTCGGCGTGGCGTCGCAATTTCCGCCGCGTCACACCTTGTCACGGCGCGAAAAAGGGTGCCAGGACGAAGCGTCCTGGCACCCTTTTGGTGGAACGAAAAACTACCCGATCAGGTGACGCAGCGCGGCCTGGTACAGCTCGACGAAGCGGTACTCACGGGCGCCCGCGGCGTCGGCGTCGAAGTCCTCGACGTTGGCGCGGAAGTCGGCGACCGACTCGCCCTCGCCGAGGGTCGGCAGCGCGAGCTGGTCGACGGCGTTCTCCCTGAGCAGCTTGTCGACCTCGGGGTCGGAGCGGAAGGCGCGGGCCTTGTCGGCCAGCATCAGGTAGGTCTCCATGTTGGCCTTGGCGGAGTCCCAGATGCCCTGCATGCCCTCGGTGCGCGACGGCTTGTAGTCGAAGTGGACGGGGCCGTCGTAGCGGGGCGCGTCGGGCGAGAAGGGGAAGCCGTTGACGAGCAGGTCGACGGTGAAGAAGGCGCTCAGCAGGTCGCCGTGGCCGAAGACCAGGTCCTGGTCGTACTTGAGGCCCTTCTGGCCGTTGAGGTCGATGTGGAACAGCTTGTTGCTGAACAGCGCCTGGGCGATGCCGTGGGTGTAGTTCAGGTTCGCCATCTGCTCGTGGCCGACCTCGGGGTTCAGGCCGACGATGTCGCCGTGCTCCAGCTCGGCGATCAGGCCGAGAGCGTGCCCGATCGACGGCAGGAAGATGTCGCCGCGGGGCTCGTTGGGCTTGGGCTCCAGGCCGATCCGCAGATCGTAGCCCTGCGACTTGATGTAGCCGGCGACGGTGTCGAGGCCCTCCTTGTAGCGCTCGAGCGCGGCGTAGAGATCCTTGGACGAGTCGTACTCGGCGCCCTCACGGCCGCCCCACATCACGAACATGGAGGCGCCGCACTCGGCGGCGGTGTCGACGGCGTCGAGGACCTTGCGCAGGCCGAAGCGGCGCACGGAGCGGTCGTTGGCCGTCAGCCCGCCGTCCTTGAAGCAGGGGTGCGTGAAGGTGTTGGTGGTGACCATCTCGATGGTGAGGCCGGCCTTGGCCGCCGCGTCCCTCAGGTGGCCGATGCGCTCGTTGCGCACCTCCTTGGTGGCATCGAACGCGTAGACGTCGTTGTCATGGAAGGTGATGCCCCATGCGCCCAGCTCGGCGAGCTTGTCGGCGTACTCCCACGGGTCGAGAGCCGGGCGGGTGTTGGTGCCGAAGGGGTCGGTTCCGGTCCATCCGACGGTCCAGAGACCGAAGGAGAACTTGTCGTCTTTGGTGGGGGTGCGCATTTGTTCCTCGCTGATTGTTGTTGTTTGGACGACGACGTCCCTATTAGTTTCAGTATAATACTTATCTCGTCGCGGGTTAGTGTCAACCCCGGGGAAGTTGAGCATTGGAGCCACATGACACCGCAGGATCCCTCGGCCGCGAAGATGACACAGTCCTCTGTGCGCTCGGCCAACCTCGCCCTGGTCCTCAGTCGGATTCCCGGCGAGGAGGGTTCCGTGTCCCGCGCCGACATCGCGGCCCAACTCGGCATGACCCGCTCGACCGTCTCCAGGCTGATCGACGACCTGATCGTCGGCCGCCTCGTGCGCGAGGGCGAGACCTCCGCTGGCGGCAGGGGGCGCCCGGCGGTCCCGCTGAACCTGCAGCGCCGCTCGGTGGTCTCCCTCGGGCTGGAGGTCAACGTCGAGCGCCTCGTCGCGACCCTCGTCGACCTGACGGGCGAGGTCCTCGTCGTGCGGCAGCGCGATCTCGACGTCGTCGCCCTCGATCCCGCGGACGCCATGGGTCAGTTGGCCGAACTGGCGACCGAGGCCCTCGAAGGCAGGCCGGCCGGATCGCGGCTGACCGGGGCGACCCTCGCGCTGCCCGGCCTGCTCGACCGCTCCGGGACGCGCGTGCTGCGCGCTCCGAACCTCGGCTGGGAGGGCGTCGAGCCGTCCGCGCTGTGGCGGTTGAGCGTCGACGGCGAGCCGGTTGCGCTCCGCTCGGCCAACGACATCGACTGCTCCGCCCTGACGGTGCTGCGCGACGACCCGCAGGCCTCCTTCATCTACGTCACGGGCGAGGTCGGCATCGGCTCCGCCGTCGCCATCAACGGCGAGATCCTCGCGGGCCGCAGCGGCTGGGCCGCGGAACTCGGCCACGTCTGTGTCGACCCGCACGGCCACCTGTGCGGCTGCGGGTCGATCGGCTGCCTCGAGTCGGTCGCGGGCGCGCGGGGCCTGCTGCGCGACAGCGGACAGCCCGGCGTCGCCAGCCTGATCGCGGCCGCGGAGGCGGACGAGGACTTGGCGCTCGCCACGATCGAGGGCGCCGCCGACGCGCTCGGGATCGCGCTGAGCGCCGCCCTGAACCTCCTCGACGTCGAGAACATCCGACTGGGCGGGCACCTGGGCCAACTCGAGCCATTCATGCGTGACCGGCTCGCGGCCGTGCTGAACCAGCGCGTGCTGTGGGCACGACACTCCGGCATCGAGGTGGAGGTGGTGGAACGCGCCCCGCTGCGCGCCGCGATGGGCGCGGGGCTCGCCGGGCTCGGCCAGGTGATCGCCGACCCTGCGACCTGGATCGACGAGTTGCTGGCCGACTGAGCGGCGCTCAGGCGTCGAAGGTGGTGCGCCCCGTCGGCTCGGGGACCTGATGCCAGGTGCCGTCTGACGCCGAGGCCGCCGCCGCGCTTGCGATGCCCGCAGCCACGAGCCCATCCGCGACGCTCGGCGCGAGTTGGCGACCGGTCGCGATCGACTCGAGGAACAGCTTCGCCTCGATCGTCTTGAGGTCGTCGAAGCTCAGCCCCATGCCGCCGCCGGGCTGGAAGCGGCCGAACTCGCCGAAGCCGGGCTCGGTCATCGTCCGGGTGAAGCCGTAGCCGCGCTCCCCCGCGAGGCACACGTCCACCTCGTTCATCCGCTCGAAGTTCCACTTGGCGGAGCCGAGGCTGCCGAACAGTTCGAACCCGTAGTCGCAGCGCGCGCCGATGGCGATCCGCGACGACTCGAAGGTGCCCATGGTGCCCGACCCGAAGCGGGCGATCACCGCGGCGTAGTCCTCGTTCTCGACGGGGAGCGCTGGCGCGTCGGGGTCGGCCCGCACGCCGTGGCCCTGACCGCCCGCCAGCGGAGCGGGGCGCTCGCTGATGAACGTGCGGGTCGCGGAGGTGACCCCGCGGATCGGCCCGACCAGGTACTGCGCCAGGTCGAAGCCGTGGCTGAGCAGGTCGCCGAGGACGCCGGAGCCCGCCTGCTCCTTCACGAACCGCCAGGTGCGCGGGCCCTCCGGTGACGCGGAGTAGTCGGCGTTCAGCCAGACCCGGATCGAGCGGATCTCGCCGAGCGTTCCCTCGCGGATCAGCCTGCGGACGTGGCCGACCGCGGGCGCGTGGCGGTAGTTGAAGCCGACCGACGTGACGAGCCCGGACGCCTCCACGGCGTCGGCGATCTGCCGCGACTGCTCGACCCCGGTGCCCATCGGCTTCTCGATCCAGAACGGCTTGCCCGCGGCTACGGCGGCGAGCGCGAAGTCGCGGTGCAGGAAGTTGGGCGCGCAGATCGACACCGCATCCACGTCGGGATGCGTCAGCACCCGCTGGATGTCGTCCGTGGTCTCCCGGTAGCCGAACCGCTCAACGGCCGTGTTCGCGTTGGCCTCGGATGGGTCGGCGACGATGACCAGGTCCGGGTCGATCCCGAGGTCGGGATAGTTCTCGCGCACTGCGAGGTAGGCCTTCGAGTGCAGCATGCCCATCCAGCCAGCAGAGATCAGGCCGATGCCGAGGCGTCGTCGAGTCGTCATGGTGGCCCTCAGTTCTTCAGGTCTGCGATGGCGACGGGCAGGCCCGTCTGGCGGGAGCGGACGGCGGCCTCGGAGAGGTACAGCGCCTCGAGCGCCTCAACCGGGGTGCAGGCGCGGTTCG is a genomic window containing:
- a CDS encoding ATP-binding cassette domain-containing protein, whose translation is MSTRSGVSRILRDDQNRTTVILITAIVVATVVLGVLFPGFLSPFNLSSIAVQTAVISLIAFGMTGVIIVRGIDLSVGSSLALASVVGASVLTATSSAPLTVLTILATAIAVAAFNGFLISVLRVNAFMATLGMFALARGAAISISGGNAVPVTDPALLFLGRESILGIPVSVLVTLLVLVAFWFLLRRTLLGRWFFAVGGNENAAVASGVPTKTVTLLAFVLVGVVVGLGALLTIGRTGSAQPMAGLGLEFSAITAAVIGGASLAGGRGSMVSTFLGSIFVGLLSSGLSFAGVDQSMIYVSTGLLTVLAVIVSQREVLREIRENGRFMANSLRSRSFRKQHATGGAARPVPGRLDVVNVRKVFSGVEALKGVSFDLVPGEIVALMGENGAGKSTLVKVLAGNHQPTTGHIAIDGSPVTLAGPEDARKLGIAVIHQHFSLVPELDVAQNMFLGQELRLGRFGPLRRRAMRKATQELLVELEMPFNAGDTVSSLSVGHRQMIEIVRAVREDAWLVIMDEPTSALSSRERDHLYELIERLKARNTAILYISHKMDEIYHLCSRAVVMRDGLVVGAPSLADTDSAALVSMMVGRELAEMSYSPTGEPGAPLVVIDSIADGRRLNDASLVVRSGEVVGLVGLMGSGRTELIQAIAGLNKPTEGTVEVFDRPVERRSLNELSIDGLAYVPEDRHHDGIFPEMSVAENMSLLWLRRNAPMGLLPQRAERDLVAEMKSRLSVRPDDPAIRIKNLSGGNQQKVVLGKWLALDPRLILLDDPTRGVDVGAKAEIHALIADFTAKGAGVVVTSSEIPEVLALADRVIVLRDGVTVAEHPGGVTEERVMQDAFGEEGERLVAEVIQADEKESK
- a CDS encoding sugar ABC transporter substrate-binding protein encodes the protein MKIFRSRGLVVATVALAALLAGCSGGSQPGTSSEPGSDSGGKPSVGVAEINLSLPFFVQMEEASQAIAKDYGVDVTWQSADGSIEKQISSIESFVAQGKDVILIDPINADAIVDVVNKASDAGVKVITMGNKVGGEQNFNTLYPDHDNWVQSARVIGNAVGGKGKVLFLIGAVGNYVSDTRQKAFEETMAAEFPDIEVITQPTDFDSSKAGSVTQTVISNNPDLAAVASISDGLTLPAIKVVEQANLDIPFVSNDGDAAIFPYIDSGRVLTDVITGSYRVGAWNTAVAARLATGASFDNDLFMPTYTIAAEKGAQAVKDAGLDVATITTEEATKLATDYVAEFGKAKSDGDMTVG
- the xylA gene encoding xylose isomerase codes for the protein MRTPTKDDKFSFGLWTVGWTGTDPFGTNTRPALDPWEYADKLAELGAWGITFHDNDVYAFDATKEVRNERIGHLRDAAAKAGLTIEMVTTNTFTHPCFKDGGLTANDRSVRRFGLRKVLDAVDTAAECGASMFVMWGGREGAEYDSSKDLYAALERYKEGLDTVAGYIKSQGYDLRIGLEPKPNEPRGDIFLPSIGHALGLIAELEHGDIVGLNPEVGHEQMANLNYTHGIAQALFSNKLFHIDLNGQKGLKYDQDLVFGHGDLLSAFFTVDLLVNGFPFSPDAPRYDGPVHFDYKPSRTEGMQGIWDSAKANMETYLMLADKARAFRSDPEVDKLLRENAVDQLALPTLGEGESVADFRANVEDFDADAAGAREYRFVELYQAALRHLIG
- a CDS encoding ROK family transcriptional regulator encodes the protein MSRADIAAQLGMTRSTVSRLIDDLIVGRLVREGETSAGGRGRPAVPLNLQRRSVVSLGLEVNVERLVATLVDLTGEVLVVRQRDLDVVALDPADAMGQLAELATEALEGRPAGSRLTGATLALPGLLDRSGTRVLRAPNLGWEGVEPSALWRLSVDGEPVALRSANDIDCSALTVLRDDPQASFIYVTGEVGIGSAVAINGEILAGRSGWAAELGHVCVDPHGHLCGCGSIGCLESVAGARGLLRDSGQPGVASLIAAAEADEDLALATIEGAADALGIALSAALNLLDVENIRLGGHLGQLEPFMRDRLAAVLNQRVLWARHSGIEVEVVERAPLRAAMGAGLAGLGQVIADPATWIDELLAD
- a CDS encoding Gfo/Idh/MocA family protein is translated as MTTRRRLGIGLISAGWMGMLHSKAYLAVRENYPDLGIDPDLVIVADPSEANANTAVERFGYRETTDDIQRVLTHPDVDAVSICAPNFLHRDFALAAVAAGKPFWIEKPMGTGVEQSRQIADAVEASGLVTSVGFNYRHAPAVGHVRRLIREGTLGEIRSIRVWLNADYSASPEGPRTWRFVKEQAGSGVLGDLLSHGFDLAQYLVGPIRGVTSATRTFISERPAPLAGGQGHGVRADPDAPALPVENEDYAAVIARFGSGTMGTFESSRIAIGARCDYGFELFGSLGSAKWNFERMNEVDVCLAGERGYGFTRTMTEPGFGEFGRFQPGGGMGLSFDDLKTIEAKLFLESIATGRQLAPSVADGLVAAGIASAAAASASDGTWHQVPEPTGRTTFDA